The Flavobacterium sp. 1 genome contains the following window.
GTTTTTGTTCAATACAATATTGATAATGCCGCTCATTCCCTCTGGATTGTATTTCGCTGATGGGTTGGTTATTAATTCAATTTGTTTGATCGATGTTGCCGGAATCTGCTGTAATAATTGAGAAGCACTAACTGTAGATGGTTTTCCGTCCACAAAAACTCTTACATTCGAATTTCCTCTAAGGCTCACTGCATTCGTTTGCGGATCGACACTTACCGAAGGAATGTTATTCAGTATTTCGGAGGCAGTAGCTCCGGCACTCAATAAATCTTTCCCGACGTTAATTACTTTTCGATCTGTTTTTTGTTCGATTAACGAATGTTCTTTTACAATATCAACCGATTGAAGTTCTGTAGCTTCTTCTTCCAAATGGATTTCAATAGCGGAATTCTTTTTTGCGGAACTCAATTCAATAGTGGTGGAATATTTTTTGTAACCGATGAATTCTACTTCTAAGGTGAACTTTTTTAACTCTAAGTTTTTTATCGAAAAAGAGCCATTTTCGTCTGCAACAATGCCGGTTATTACTTTTGCTCCATCTTTTATTACAATTGAAGCATACTGTACTGGCTGGTTTGTCGATTTGTTTGTTACTTTACCCGAAAGAACTCCAGGATTTTCTGCTTTTGTGATTCCTATAAAGCTCAATAGAAAAAACACTAATAGTTTAATTTTCATAATTTGTTTTTGATTAATTATTTTGATTGTTTGATTGATGATTGCAAATAAGACTGATTTATCTTCATTTTGTAACACGATCTCGGTAAAAAAAATGATTATTTTTTAAAAACGCTTTGTGAAACTTTGATTTTTAGCTGTTTGTATTTGCATTTTTTTTCATCTAAATGCTGAGTTTTGCGTATCTCAAAATGTTTTTTTGTTTTTTAAGATGGTAGTGAATGTGAATTTATTTTTGACAGAGAGTAATATTTTTATTGGAGGAATGCGGTATTGTTTTTTAAATAAACAATGAGAAACAGAATGTAATTTTTCACTTTCTATATTTGACGAATAAGCCTTATATTTGCACACTTAAAAAAATCAAGCACAAAATGTCATTATCCAATATTCTTACCCCATCTATTGAAAAAGCTATTCAAACTTTGTTTGATGTTACCATTGATAAAATAGAGTTTCAAGCTACCCGAAAAGAGTTTGAAGGCGATATTACAATGGTAATTTTTCCATTATTAAAATTGGTAAAAAGCAATCCTGTTGAATTAGGAAATAAAATTGGCAACTATTTGGTTGAAAATGTTTCGGAAGTAGCCCGTTTTAATGTAGTTTCCGGATTTTTGAATATTGTGATTGCTGACAGTTATTATTTGAATTTCTTCAATGGAATCAAGAGTGTAGAGAAGTTCGGATTTGTAACGCCTTCGGCAAATGATAAGGCGGTGATGGTAGAATATTCTTCGCCAAATACCAATAAGCCTTTGCACTTAGGACATGTTCGTAATAATTTATTGGGATATTCTGTTGCTGAAATTATTAAAGCTTCAGGTAAAAAAGTATATAAAACGCAAATCATTAACGATAGAGGAATCCATATTTGTAAGTCAATGCTGGCTTGGCAAAAATTTGGAAACGGAGAAACTCCAGAATCTACGGGATTGAAAGGCGATAAATTGGTTGGTAACTATTATGTTGCTTTTGATAAAGCATATAAAGAAGAAATTAACCAATTAATTTCAGAAGGAAAAACCGAAGAAGAAGCCAAAAAACAGGCACCAATAATCCTAGAAGCGCAACAAATGCTTTTGGATTGGGAGAATGGTAAACCTGAAGTAATTGAACTTTGGAAAACCATGAACCAATGGGTTTATGATGGTTTTGCTATTAGTTATAAAAATTTAGGCGTAAACTTTGACAGTTTTTATTACGAAAGTAATACTTATTTGTTAGGGAAAGATGTGGTTCAAATTGGTTTAGAAAAAGGAATTTTTGAAAAAGATCCTGATGGTTCGGTTTGGATTGATTTGACTGATGAAGGCTTGGATCGTAAAATCGTATTGCGTTCGGATGGAACTGCGGTTTACATGACACAGGATATAGGTACTGCAATTCAGCGTGTAAAAGATATGCCAGATGTTGGTGGAATGGTTTATACCGTTGGTAACGAGCAAGATTATCACTTCAAAGTTTTGTTTTTGATTTTGAAAAAATTAGGATTTGACTGGGCTTCTAATCTTTTCCATTTATCTTACGGAATGGTAGATTTACCTTCTGGGAAAATGAAAAGCCGTGAAGGAACAGTTGTTGATGCTGATGATTTGATGCAGGAAATGACCGATACAGCCCAAAAAATTTCTGAAGATTTAGGTAAATTGGATTCTTATTCGGCAGAAGAAAAAGCAAAATTATACAATACAATAGGTCTTGGAGCACTTAAATATTATATTCTAAAAGTGGATCCAAAAAAACGAATCCTGTTTAATCCAGAAGAATCTGTTGATTTTGCTGGAAATACAGGTCCTTTCATTCAATATACGTATGCTAGAATTCAATCAATTATCCGCAAAGCCGATTTTGATTTTGCATCCAATGCAGGAATTGTTGAGCTTCACGAAAAAGAAAAAGAATTGGTGAAGCAGCTTGAATTGTTCCCAGAGGTAATTCAGAATGCGGCCAACAATCACAGCCCGGCTTTAATTGCTAATTATACGTATGATTTGGTACGTGAATACAACTCTTTTTACCAAGCCGTTTCAATACTTGGAGAAACCGATTTGGATAAGAAAATATTCAGAGTGCAATTGTCCAAAAAAGTGGCAGATGTTATTGCTGATTCCTTTAGTTTATTGGGAATAAATGTACCAGAGAGAATGTAATTTTTTTAATAAATGAAAAAGCATCCTAAATTTAGGATGCTTTTTTTTGCAATTTCACTTCAATTTTTATTTCATTACTAATGCTTTGGTTGTTTTGATGATCTCG
Protein-coding sequences here:
- the argS gene encoding arginine--tRNA ligase, with the translated sequence MSLSNILTPSIEKAIQTLFDVTIDKIEFQATRKEFEGDITMVIFPLLKLVKSNPVELGNKIGNYLVENVSEVARFNVVSGFLNIVIADSYYLNFFNGIKSVEKFGFVTPSANDKAVMVEYSSPNTNKPLHLGHVRNNLLGYSVAEIIKASGKKVYKTQIINDRGIHICKSMLAWQKFGNGETPESTGLKGDKLVGNYYVAFDKAYKEEINQLISEGKTEEEAKKQAPIILEAQQMLLDWENGKPEVIELWKTMNQWVYDGFAISYKNLGVNFDSFYYESNTYLLGKDVVQIGLEKGIFEKDPDGSVWIDLTDEGLDRKIVLRSDGTAVYMTQDIGTAIQRVKDMPDVGGMVYTVGNEQDYHFKVLFLILKKLGFDWASNLFHLSYGMVDLPSGKMKSREGTVVDADDLMQEMTDTAQKISEDLGKLDSYSAEEKAKLYNTIGLGALKYYILKVDPKKRILFNPEESVDFAGNTGPFIQYTYARIQSIIRKADFDFASNAGIVELHEKEKELVKQLELFPEVIQNAANNHSPALIANYTYDLVREYNSFYQAVSILGETDLDKKIFRVQLSKKVADVIADSFSLLGINVPERM